Proteins from one Oncorhynchus tshawytscha isolate Ot180627B linkage group LG16, Otsh_v2.0, whole genome shotgun sequence genomic window:
- the LOC112216363 gene encoding photoreceptor ankyrin repeat protein: MAHAQDDPQLGAGPSEDSELSENESETASLVSEDSIMPDYEMERGSGGTTSTLYEACNRNEALTLQRVLERGVTKEEVMELDINGMNGLMLAVSRGYVDMVYGLHTCPLIDINHQDNEGNTALMIAAQAGYISILNFILNYYPKIDLEVRDTRGFTALIKAAMQGRVDCVSSLLMAGADINVVDEVRGKSIMDWALKTGRFEVLQRLRFLQAHPIAEQFCDSYVIEWPELKELVAKAMIPKTLTQRLKDSLTISLPKDPQDNGVMDHLVKMTTSIHSPLVSTGCRPLCPTSPPELGKRRLAVPELMEKHSSKDLEESSVCHSNGVKCSFKPAPASSSPFSLANCCSYAEWRDSILSMAANGVRNFIPCSMAHRNSVFPSGCIPKITFTKSQDKTPKKAKKAKRHKGHLEPPIWKYKAEKQEKKKEKEKLEEEKQAQEKALKKAKKKAAKVAAKSNEPAKAS; this comes from the exons ATGGCTCATGCACAAGATGATCCCCAACTAGGCGCTGGCCCGTCCGAGGATTCTGAACTCTCTGAGAATGAGTCCGAAACGGCGAGCTTGGTGTCGGAGGACTCTATCATGCCAGACTATGAGATGGAGCGGGGTAGTGGAGGCACCACCTCTACGTTGTACGAGGCCTGTAACAGGAACGAGGCGCTGACGCTACAGAGGGTCCTGGAGAGGGGGGTTACTAAGGAAGAGGTTATGGAGCTGGACATCAATGGCATG AATGGTCTGATGCTTGCTGTCTCCAGAGGCTATGTGGACATGGTCTACGGTCTACACACGTGTCCACTGATCGACATTAACCATCAGGACAATGAAGGCAACACAGCACTGATGATCGCTGCCCAGGCCG GCTACATCTCCATTCTAAACTTCATCCTGAACTACTACCCTAAGATAGACCTGGAGGTGAGGGACACCCGGGGCTTCACTGCCCTCATCAAGGCAGCCATGCAAGGCAGGGTAGACTGTGTGTCTTCCCTCCTCATGGCCG GTGCAGATATCAATGTAGTGGATGAGGTCCGGGGGAAAAGCATCATGGACTGGGCCCTGAAGACGGGTCGCTTCGAGGTCCTGCAGCGTCTCCGTTTTCTCCAGGCGCACCCCATCGCCGAGCAGTTCTGCGACAGCTACGTGATAGAGTGGCCCGAGCTGAAGGAGCTGGTTGCCAAAG ccatgatccCCAAAACACTGACTCAACGTCTGAAGGACAGCCTGACCATTAGCTTACCCAAGGACCCTCAGGACAACGGAGTGATGGACCACCTGGTGAAGATGACCACATCCATCCACAGCcctctagtctccactggctgCCGGCCCCTCTGCCCCACAAGCCCCCCCGAGCTCGGGAAGAGGCGCCTGGCCGTGCCGGAGCTGATGGAGAAGCACAGCAGTAAGGACCTGGAGGAAAGCTCTGTGTGTCATAGTAACGGTGTGAAATGTTCTTTCAAGCCTGCGCCAGCGTCGTCGAGCCCCTTCTCACTCGCCAACTGCTGCTCGTACGCGGAGTGGAGGGATAGTATTCTCTCGATGGCTGCCAACGGCGTCCGGAACTTCATCCCTTGTTCCATGGCCCACCGGAACTCTGTATTCCCATCTGGTTGCATCCCCAAGATCACCTTCACCAAGTCTCAAGACAAAACACCCAAGAAGGCGAAGAAGGCGAAGAGGCACAAGGGCCACCTGGAGCCTCCGATCTGGAAGTACAAGGCGGAGAAGCAGGAGAAGAAAAAGGAAAAGGAAAAGTTGGAGGAAGAGAAGCAAGCGCAAGAGAAGGCACTTAAGAAAGCTAAGAAGAAGGCAGCCAAGGTGGCGGCCAAGTCAAACGAGCCTGCCAAGGCAAGTTAA